A window of Paenibacillus polygoni contains these coding sequences:
- a CDS encoding GspE/PulE family protein: MTVIKKRLGDLLVENGIISQQQLQEALVKQRDLKMKLGDLLISHGYITEQQLIEVLEFQLGIPHVSLFKYHIDPAITQIIPESMAKRHQVLPFMKEGGKLMVAMVDPLDYFAIEDLRMTTGFRIEPAISTRDDLQRAIARHYGLRDSMTQMMVELPTQEEFQETEITDEASPIVRLVNQMIQQAVQLKASDIHMDPSEDYLAIRYRIDGTLRTERQVPKQMQGYITARIKIMAELNIAERRLPQDGRMKIQLDYRMIDIRVSTLPTMHGEKIVLRLLDQSSGVESLDQLGFSEMNSELFRQMIERPYGILLITGPTGSGKTTTLYSALNHLNKEDVNIITIEDPVEYQLEGINQVNVNSGVGLTFAAGLRSILRQDPNVVMVGEIRDTETAEIAVRASLTGHLVLSTLHTNDAISTIMRLRDMGTEPYLIASSLLGVVAQRLVRKICTECKKAYVPSMQESIILQNHGIKTDELYAGKGCGYCNNTGYRGRVAIHEVLKIDDAIASLIASSASVEEVRYMAQQKGLVPLMTDGLMKVESGITTIQEIMRESVSHS; the protein is encoded by the coding sequence ATGACTGTTATTAAAAAAAGGCTGGGGGATCTGCTGGTCGAGAACGGAATTATCTCACAGCAACAATTACAAGAAGCGCTTGTAAAGCAGCGGGATCTAAAAATGAAACTTGGGGATTTACTTATCTCTCATGGTTACATTACAGAACAGCAGCTGATCGAAGTATTGGAATTCCAGCTAGGTATCCCTCATGTCAGTCTATTCAAATATCATATTGATCCTGCAATCACCCAGATTATTCCCGAAAGTATGGCCAAACGTCATCAAGTGCTGCCTTTTATGAAAGAAGGCGGGAAGCTCATGGTGGCTATGGTCGATCCACTCGACTATTTTGCAATTGAAGATTTGCGGATGACGACGGGATTTCGAATTGAACCCGCTATTTCAACACGGGATGATTTGCAGCGAGCGATTGCAAGGCATTATGGACTTCGCGACTCCATGACTCAGATGATGGTGGAACTTCCCACTCAGGAAGAGTTTCAAGAAACAGAGATAACGGACGAAGCTTCTCCCATTGTCAGACTCGTCAATCAAATGATACAGCAAGCTGTGCAGTTAAAAGCCTCAGATATTCATATGGACCCGAGTGAAGATTATTTAGCAATTCGATACCGTATTGATGGGACCCTGCGAACAGAACGTCAGGTTCCAAAGCAGATGCAAGGATATATTACGGCGAGAATTAAAATCATGGCCGAGCTTAATATAGCAGAGCGAAGATTACCTCAAGACGGGCGGATGAAAATACAGCTGGATTATCGAATGATCGATATTCGAGTTTCCACACTTCCGACGATGCATGGCGAGAAGATTGTGCTTCGTCTTTTGGACCAATCATCAGGTGTAGAATCCCTTGATCAACTCGGGTTTAGTGAGATGAATAGCGAGTTATTCAGACAGATGATTGAACGTCCATACGGCATTCTTCTTATTACAGGACCGACAGGCAGCGGGAAAACAACGACTCTTTATTCTGCTTTGAATCATCTGAACAAAGAAGACGTCAACATCATTACTATTGAGGACCCCGTGGAATATCAGCTTGAAGGGATTAACCAGGTAAATGTGAATTCAGGGGTTGGACTTACTTTTGCCGCGGGCCTTCGTTCTATTCTGAGACAAGATCCGAATGTTGTTATGGTCGGTGAAATTCGGGATACAGAGACAGCAGAGATTGCAGTTAGGGCGTCGTTAACCGGGCATCTTGTGTTATCAACGCTACATACAAACGATGCAATAAGTACCATCATGCGGCTTCGAGATATGGGAACTGAACCTTATCTTATTGCTTCTTCCTTACTAGGGGTTGTCGCTCAGCGCCTTGTTCGAAAGATCTGTACGGAATGTAAAAAAGCGTATGTTCCTTCTATGCAAGAATCGATTATTTTGCAAAATCACGGGATAAAGACAGATGAGTTATATGCCGGTAAAGGTTGTGGATACTGTAACAATACCGGTTATCGTGGACGTGTCGCGATTCATGAAGTTCTGAAGATTGATGATGCGATTGCTTCTCTGATTGCTTCCTCCGCATCGGTAGAAGAAGTGCGCTATATGGCTCAGCAGAAAGGACTTGTTCCCTTGATGACGGACGGCCTTATGAAAGTAGAAAGCGGAATTACGACCATTCAGGAGATTATGCGAGAGTCTGTTTCACATAGCTAG